A window of Candidatus Cloacimonadaceae bacterium contains these coding sequences:
- a CDS encoding DapH/DapD/GlmU-related protein, whose translation MNQHISNTAKLGKNVSLGNNVVILDEVMIGDGCMIGNNVVVHPGSLIGENVRIDDNTIIGKKPLSSPRSIFKVPKDLSPAEIGSFCQIGSNVIIYAQCKIGNSNLIADMATIRENVVIGELNIIGRGVAIENFVTIGERNKFETNSYITAYSTVEDYCFVAPCVATSNDNYMARDAERFDHFKGVTIKRGARIGVNATILPGKVLEADSCIAGGSVVTKDAPAEMIMLGSPAKPMRGVPEAQLLKNNLDK comes from the coding sequence ATGAACCAGCATATTTCAAACACCGCGAAACTTGGAAAGAACGTGAGCCTGGGCAATAACGTCGTGATCCTGGATGAGGTGATGATCGGCGATGGATGCATGATCGGAAACAACGTCGTTGTCCATCCCGGCAGCCTGATCGGGGAAAATGTGCGCATCGACGACAACACGATTATCGGCAAAAAACCGCTTTCCTCGCCCCGCAGCATCTTTAAGGTGCCGAAGGATCTGAGCCCCGCGGAGATCGGTTCTTTCTGTCAGATCGGCTCAAATGTGATCATCTATGCTCAATGCAAGATCGGAAACAGCAATCTGATCGCGGACATGGCGACTATCCGTGAAAACGTAGTGATCGGCGAACTCAACATCATCGGCAGAGGCGTCGCGATCGAAAACTTCGTCACCATCGGTGAGCGCAACAAATTTGAGACAAATAGCTATATCACAGCCTATTCCACCGTTGAAGACTATTGTTTCGTTGCGCCCTGCGTCGCGACCAGCAATGATAATTACATGGCGCGCGATGCCGAACGCTTTGATCATTTCAAAGGCGTCACGATCAAGCGCGGAGCCCGCATTGGAGTGAATGCCACGATCCTTCCCGGCAAGGTGTTGGAGGCAGATTCCTGCATTGCCGGAGGCTCCGTCGTCACCAAAGACGCGCCTGCGGAAATGATCATGCTCGGAAGTCCCGCAAAACCAATGCGGGGCGTGCCGGAAGCACAACTTCTAAAGAACAATCTGGATAAATAA
- a CDS encoding polyprenol monophosphomannose synthase has product MKTLLIIPTYNEIENIEKLLGIVLALSPDIEVLVMDDSSPDGTGKAVKAMQENEPRIHLIERPGKMGLGSAYVTGFKYALKQDFDYIMEMDADFSHNPNDLPRLLEEAKKRDLVIGSRYCSGVNIVNWPFKRLLISYFASKYVRVITGMPIKDPTSGFKCFHRRVLESINLDRILSDGYAFQIEMNFRAWVKGFRIKEIPIIFTERINGVSKMSRHIVYEAAWMVWRLHFLKILRLLH; this is encoded by the coding sequence ATGAAAACTCTGCTCATCATCCCTACTTACAATGAGATCGAGAACATTGAAAAGCTGTTGGGCATCGTTTTGGCACTGAGCCCCGATATTGAGGTGTTGGTGATGGACGACAGTTCTCCAGACGGCACCGGGAAAGCGGTCAAAGCCATGCAGGAAAACGAGCCGCGCATTCATTTGATCGAAAGACCAGGAAAGATGGGCTTGGGTTCTGCCTATGTGACCGGCTTCAAATACGCGCTAAAGCAGGATTTTGACTATATCATGGAGATGGACGCGGATTTTTCCCACAATCCCAATGATCTTCCCCGCTTGCTCGAAGAAGCCAAAAAGCGCGATCTGGTCATCGGTTCGCGCTATTGCAGCGGAGTAAACATCGTCAACTGGCCTTTCAAAAGACTACTGATCAGCTATTTCGCCTCAAAATATGTCCGTGTGATTACCGGTATGCCGATCAAGGATCCCACCAGCGGATTCAAGTGCTTTCACCGCAGGGTGTTGGAGAGCATCAACCTGGATAGAATCCTCTCGGACGGCTATGCCTTCCAGATCGAAATGAACTTCCGCGCCTGGGTGAAAGGCTTTCGTATCAAAGAGATACCGATCATCTTCACCGAGCGCATCAACGGAGTTTCCAAGATGTCCCGCCACATTGTCTATGAAGCCGCTTGGATGGTTTGGCGTCTGCACTTCCTGAAAATCCTCCGTCTCTTACACTAA
- the ruvB gene encoding Holliday junction branch migration DNA helicase RuvB, translating into MLERINNPVSQSEDSEFDRALRPKSLDDFIGQNHIKKLLDISIRAAKLRRESLDHVLFYGPPGLGKTTLAGIIAHELGVNITVSSGPVVEKPGDLAGILTNLQRHEVLFIDEIHRLSHVIEEYIYPAMEDYQMEIILDSGPSARTLRIGIEPFTLIGATTRAGLLTPPLRDRFGIVLRLDYYDFESIVRIIKRSARILEVPAEDDGVAEVARRSRGTPRIANRLLRRVRDYAQIMGDGIITLEIALAALEMLQVDHAGLDEMDKRLLLTIMENYRGGPVGLKTLSVAVGEDAGTIEEIFEPYLVQQGFLERTLQGRKATFKAYRHLGVTPNDTQQELF; encoded by the coding sequence ATGCTGGAACGCATCAACAACCCCGTCAGCCAATCCGAAGACAGCGAATTTGACCGTGCGCTGCGCCCCAAAAGTCTGGATGACTTCATCGGTCAAAACCATATAAAAAAGCTGCTGGATATATCCATTCGCGCGGCAAAACTTCGCAGGGAATCGCTCGACCACGTGCTGTTCTATGGTCCTCCCGGTTTGGGGAAGACCACTCTGGCGGGGATCATCGCCCACGAACTGGGTGTCAATATCACCGTCAGTAGCGGTCCCGTGGTTGAAAAACCTGGTGACCTTGCTGGAATCCTCACCAATCTTCAGAGACACGAAGTGCTCTTTATCGACGAAATCCACCGCCTCAGCCACGTCATCGAGGAATATATCTATCCCGCCATGGAAGACTATCAGATGGAGATCATTCTCGATAGCGGACCCAGCGCGCGCACTCTCAGGATCGGCATCGAACCTTTCACACTGATCGGAGCCACGACCCGGGCTGGCTTGCTCACTCCTCCGCTCCGAGACCGTTTTGGCATTGTGCTGCGCTTGGATTATTATGATTTTGAATCAATTGTGCGGATCATCAAACGAAGCGCCAGAATCCTCGAAGTTCCTGCCGAAGACGATGGCGTCGCTGAAGTGGCAAGACGCAGCAGAGGAACTCCACGCATCGCCAATCGTCTTTTACGGCGGGTGCGGGATTATGCGCAGATCATGGGAGACGGGATCATCACTCTGGAGATTGCGCTTGCCGCTTTGGAGATGCTTCAGGTCGATCATGCCGGTCTGGACGAAATGGACAAGCGCTTGCTTTTAACCATCATGGAAAACTACCGCGGCGGACCTGTCGGCTTGAAAACCCTTTCCGTCGCGGTGGGAGAGGATGCCGGCACGATCGAGGAGATCTTTGAGCCCTACCTCGTGCAGCAAGGTTTTCTGGAACGCACTCTACAAGGCAGGAAAGCCACCTTCAAAGCCTATCGCCATCTTGGCGTCACTCCAAACGACACGCAGCAGGAGCTGTTCTAA